CCTGGAGCGCGGTCTCACGCCCGTGCCGCTCGACGCCCTTGTGGAAGAATTGAAACTTATGCTCGACTTTTTCGTCCAGGCGCCACAGCGGAAAGAGATGTGTCTCCAGGCGAAAGACGCGGCGATGCGTGACCTCCGAGCCATTGCGCCGCCGATAGATCATTATGCCCGACTGGGACTCGCGGATCTCGAGGCTCTGATTCAGAGCGAGATCGGGGACGATCGAATTGTCGACGGTGAAGCCGCAGAGGCCGGTCGCATGCCGGCCGGCGGCCACGAGTGAGGGCCGCGCCTCGCGGCAGGGCAGCTCCGCGATCTCTATGCCGCTCTGGGTGATGCGAAGCGTCGGCGAGGCGGAGTAATCGTCCGGTACGACATAGCCGACGATCTGGTCGCCACGGTCGGCTTCGATGTTGAACAACATGAGCCCAATTCCGTTTCCGGCCCGTCTCGATCTCGCCGGCGTCCTTCGGCGCCCAAAGAGGGCAGGGACGCCGATTCGTCACGAATCGGCCGCCGCGCGCGCCGTCTTCGCGCGCTGTTTCGCATATAGGCGGGCCCGCCTCAAGCGCGCAGCTCTCGGCCGGCTTCGCCCCATGCTTGGTCTTTCTTACCGTATTGCTGCGCTGCGGGAAACGGCGCGCTGCATTGCGGCGAAAAATCGCGGAAGCGTCCGTCTTTCGTCAGATTTTCGCCCCGTTCCGGCAGCGGTAGGCGATCACCACCAGCCGCGGCCCCAATACCCGCCCCGCGGGCCATAGCCATAGGGGTAGTCGTAGCGGACGGCGCGCCGATCGGCGGAACGGTCGAGGTCCACCTGCAGCAGGCATTTCGAAAATGGGTCGGTCCCCGGCCGAAAGCCGTAGTTGCGGCAGCGCACTTCGTCGGCGGCGCGTTGCTCGGCCAGGCTCGTGGTGTTGCAGGCTCCGACGAAGAGCGCCGCGGCCGCCGCGATCAGCAGCTTGGTGATCGGCATGTCGTTCTCCTGTCCGCCACCGGGCTCCCATGCGGGAGCGCGAATGATATCGATAATATAGCCGAGGCCGTGGCGCAGATCGAGAGGCGCGCGCCCCCGGAATCGGCCGCCGCGCGACGAAAAAAGCCATTTCTCGACGAATTCATTGCGGGATGCGTGCGGTTGCGGCTATCGTTCGGTCGAGAGTTGCGGTCGCTGTTCGCGTCGCGGGACGAGAAACGAGGAAATTTTGCTACGCACGCCGAAATATGAGAAGGGGGCCGGCGCACAACCTGCCGGCGCCGAGAAGATCGTGGCGGCGCGACAGAGCGACGACGGAGGCGGCGGGCGAAACATGGCGACCGAGAAAAAGCCGACGACGATCAAGAAATACGCGAATCGGCGTCTCTACGACACGGGCACCAGCACCTATGTCACGCTCGAGGATCTCGCGGGCATGGTCAAGCGCGGCGAGGATTTCGTCGTCTGCGACGCCAAGACGGGGGAGGATATCACCCGCCCCGTTCTGACACAGATCATTTTCGAGCAGGAGAGCAAGGACGGGCAGAGCCTCCTGCCCATCGCTTTTCTGCGCCAGCTCATCCGCTTCTACGGCGATTCGATGCAAATGCTGGTGCCGAGCTATCTCGAATTCAGCATCGATCGGCTGACGCGGGACCAGCAGAAGTTCCGCGATCAGGTGTCGCAGGCGCTCGAGGGCGCGCCTTTCGGCGCGCCGACCCGTCAGGCCTTCCAGTCGCTCGAGGAGCAGGCGCGCAAGAATATGGCGGTGTTCCGCCATGCGCTGACCATGTTCAATCCCTTCGGCCTGCCGGCCGAGCCGCCCGCCGCCTCCACCGAGACCGCGGCGGCCACGGAGCCGCCGCCGCGCTCCGATCTCGACGAGATGAAGCGCCAGCTCGACGAGCTGAACAAGCGCATCGACCAATTGTCGAACAAGAACGGCTGACGCCCGCAGCTTCCGCTCGAACGATTTTGTTCGAGCGGAAAATGCTCCGTCTCAGGCCCGGCGGGCGAGATCGTGCGCCTCGGTCGGCGAGGACGCCACAATCGCCGAGCCGAACAGCGAGCCCTGGAAGAAGTCGACGCCCCAGCCGCGCAGCAATTGCGCGGTCGCTTCATCCTCCACCCATTCCGCGACGATCTTCAGCCCGAGATGTTTGGCGAGATCGGTGAGGGTGCGGACGAAGAAGCGATCGTCCTCCGATTTGATGATGTTCTGGATGAAGACTCCGTCGATCTTGACGAAGTCGAAGTCCAGCAGGCGCAGATTGCGGAAGGACGTGTGTCCGGCGCCGAAATCGTCCATCGCGAATTTGATGCCCATCTGCTTGCAGTCGCAGATCAGCTGGCGCGTCTTGTCGAAATCGTCGATCAGCGTCGTCTCGGTGATTTCGATGGTCAGTCGATCCGCGACGCCCGCATAGACCCGCGTCGCATTGGCCAGCCACTCCGGCCATTCCGGATCGTGCAGCGTGGCGACCGAGGCGTTCACCGAAATTTGCAGCGTGGGGTCGGCGCGCAGGCGCGTGAGCGCCAGCTCCAGCACGCGCTGATCGAGAAGACGCACGAGCCCGGATTTCTCGGCGATCGGCAGAATGTCGCCGGGAACGACGATGGAGCCGTCGGCGAGCCGCACGCGCAGCAACGCCTCGTAGAAGGCGGTTTCGCCGGACTGAGCGAGGACGATCGGCTGAAAGGCGAGCTCGACGCGGCGCTCGTTGAGCGCCGAGACGACGCTGTCGGAAATCTGCAGAGCATGCAGCCGCCCATTGTCGCGCGCGAGCGAGGTGGCGTAGCAGACGAGCCGCTGGGCGTTGCGCTGGCGCGCCGCGTCGAGCGCCTCTTCGGCGTGCTGGAACAGCACCGCAGGCGATCTTCCGTCGCGGGGCGCGACGACGGCGCCGATCCGCGCCGACACGGAAATCGAGCCGACTTCGGTCGCGAAAGGCGAGTGGGCGATGACTTCGATGAGCCGCTGGCCCGACGCCTTGGCCTGCTCCACATCGCAATTCTCGAGCAGCACGGCGAATTTATTGCCGGCGTAGCGCGCCACGAGATCATTGACGCGGACGTTGGTCCGCAGCCGCGAGGCCAGTCCGACGATCATCTCATCGCCGGCGTCATAGCCGTAGGTGCGGTTGAGCGCGAAGAGATTCTCCAGCGCGACCAGCAGGATGGCGAAGGGCTTGCGTGATTTTTCCGGCTGTCCGAGCAGGCGCAGCGAATGTTCGGCGAGCAGCGCGCGGCTCATCGCGCCGGTGAGCGCGTCGAATTGCGCGCTGCGCGTCATCCGGCGCTCCATCTCGTGGCGCTCGGTGATGACGCGGACGACGCCATGGGCGCGGCTCGGTCGACCGTCGTGGCCGGCGAACCATTTGCCGCTATCTTCGACCCAGACGAGCGGGCCGCCGCCGGTCTCGCGCGGCGGGACGAGGGCGTAGATCGCATTGAAGAACACGCCGCGCCCATCGTCGCTGCCCGTCGACATGACGATGGCGTCGAAGCGCGAGGTGGCGCTCTGCGCGCCGAGCCGCTCGCCATAGGCGCGCCCCGTCGAGAGATCGACATGCGCGAAGGGAGCGAGCACTTCGGCGAGAGTCTCGCCCCAATCGAGCCGATCGGTCGCTATGTCCCATTCATAGGAGAGCATGCCGATCGAGGCGAGAATGCTGAGAGAGTTTGGCCCCGCCGGCTGCTGCTGCGCGGTCGGAGCGGCCGCCGCGGTGGGGGAGGAGGCCGGCTCCTGCAATCCCGCGGGAACGGCCTTGTCGGCGAGATGGCGCAATTGCATCGGCTAGGCCTGATCGACAGAATACGGATGTCGGCCAGTATTGGGGCCCAAAAGTAAACGGGGCGTTTAGCGCGGCCTATTCTCCCCCGTCCGGACGCGGCGGCCGGAAATGGGCGGGCGCGAGCTCGAAGCGGGAGAATTCGAATCCCGGCGCGACGGTGCAGCCGACGAGCGTCCAGGCGCCGAGGCTGCGGGCGCTCTGCCAATGGCCGGCGGGCACGACGATCTGCGGACGCTCGCCGCGCGTGAGGCCGGGCCCGAGAATACGGCGCTCGGCGGCGTCGCCGATCGCTGAAATATCGACGGCGAGCGGAGCGCCGGCGTAGAAATGCCAGATCTCGGCGGCGTCGACGCGATGCCAGGCGGAGACCTCTCCCGCGCCGAGCAGATAATAGATAGCGGTGGAGGCGGCGCGGCCGTTCTCGACGGCGCGCGGGTCGCGAAAGGTCTCGCGATAGAAGCCGCCTTCAGGATGCGGCGCGAGTTCCAGCAGCCGCGCGACATCCGCCGCCGAGAGCGGGGCGTTCGACTCCATCGTCATCGGAATGCATTCTTTCTTTCGCGCATTTCGGCGAAGACGCGGACAGGGTCGGCGTTCTCCATTCCGAGCGCCTCTTGCAGCTGCGGGTTCTCCGCGCGCAGGAAGGGATTTGTCGCGAGCTCGAGGGCGATCGTCGTCGGCAGAGTGGGTTTGCCCTCGGCGCGCAGCGCATCGACCTCGCGGGCGCGGTCGGCGAGCAGACGATTGCGCGGATCGACGGTGTGGGCGAAGCGCGCATTGGCCTGCGTATATTCATGGCCGCAATAGACGCGCGTCTCCGGCGGCAGCTCGGCGATCTTCTCCAGTGACGCGTACATGACATCCATCGGCGTCTCGAAGACGCGGCCGCAGCCTAAGGAAAACAGCACATCGCCGACGAACAGGATCGCATCCTCCTCGAAGTGATAGAGAATATGTCCGATCGTATGCCCCGGCGCCTCTATGACGCGCGCCGCCGCGGAGCCGACTGTCACAAGATCGCCCTCGCCGACCTCGAGATCGAGGCCCGGAATGCGTCCCCGATCCTTGCGCGGGCCGACGACGCGCGCCTGTGGATAGAGGTCTTTGAGCCCCGCTACGCCCTGGATATGGTCGGCGTGATGGTGGGTGACGAGAATATCGGTGAGCCGCCAGCCGCGCCGCGAAAGTTCGGCCGCTATGGCGCGGGCGTCGGGCGCGTCGATCGAGGCGACGGCGCCTGTGGCTTCGTCCCGCAGCAGCAGGCCGAAATTATCGGCGAGGCAATTGAACTGAACGACCTCTACGCTCATTCTGCCGCTCCTGTCGACGCGCCGGCTCGCGTCGTCGGTCGTGGCCGCGACCGTTTCACGCGCTTGCGTCGCGCCGAAGATATTGCGAAATAGCAGATATGTCTCTCGACGTCGTCGACCTGCGGAATTTTTACGGTTCGCCGCTGGGCCAGGTGGCGCGGCGTCTCGTCGGGCGCATGGCGCGGACCCGCTGGGAGGACCATTCCGGCCTGCGTGTGCTCGGCATCGGCTACGCCACGCCCTATCTCGTCGATTTCCAGGAGCGGGCGCAGCGCGTGCTGGCCTTCATGCCGGCCGCCCAGGGCGTCGTTCACTGGCCGAACGGCGGCCGCTCGGCCTCGGCTCTCGTCGAGACCACGATGATGCCGCTGCCGGACGCCAGCGTCGATCGCATATTGGTCGTCCATGCGCTCGAGGTCGGCGAATCGCCACGCGACATATTGGAGGAGATCTGGCGCGTTCTCGCGCCGGGCGGGCGGGTGATCGTCGTCGTCCCCAGCCGCTCGGGCCTATGGGCGCGCGTCGACACGACGCCGTTCGGCCACGGCCACCCTTATTCGCGCGGCCAGCTCCAGAGCCTGTTGCAGGAGACGCTGCTGCTGCCCGTCTTCTGGGGAGAGGCGCTCTATGTGCCGCCTTTCGCCCGCGCCTCGCTGCTGCGCTCGGCGCCGGCCTTCGAGAGGATCGCCGGCCGCTTTTCGCTGCCGGGCGGCGGCGTCCATATCGTCGAGGCGACGAAGCAGCTCTACCGGCCGGCGGGCTTGCGCCGCGCCGTGCGCCGGGCGCTGCCGCCGCTCGACGAAGTGCTCGCCCCGGTCGGCGCGGGCGCCGGCCGCGACGCCGCCCCGGCGCTCTGAGGCAAGGCTCGGCGAGGCTCAGCGCCCGCCGCGGCGGGCGAATTCGACCGGCAGGCCGAAGCTTCTCGCCAGAAACAGCCCGCCATGCAGCAGGCCGGCGTTGTCGATGCCATGGTCGAGACCGGCGGAAAGATGCCACTGCGTCGGCACATCTGCCTTGGCGAGCGCATTGGCCGAGAGCAGCAGCGCTTCCGCCGGGATCATCGAATCCTCCTCGCCATGGACGAGCAGAACCGCCGGCGGCTCGGTTCCGAATTGCGGTGGAATTTCCGCCGGATCGCTGCCCGCCACCAAAATTCCCGAATAGCCGAGAATGGCCGCGGGCGGCCGGCGCAGCCGCAGGCCCACATGCAACGCCAGCATCGTCCCCTGGCTGAAGCCGACCAGCGCCAATTTGCTCTCGTCGAGCTCGTTCTTGGCCAGTTCCTCGGCGAGAAAGGAGTCGAGCAGGGGCCGGGTCGCCACGACGCCGCGCCAACGCTCCTCCGGGTCGCGCATGGTCAGCGGAAACCATTGCCGCCCGGCCGGCGACACGGCGCAGCGCTCCGGCGCATGGGGCGAGACGAAAGCCGCGTCCGGCAGGAAGGCGCGCCATTGCCGGCCGATCTCGATGAGATCGGCGCCGTCCGCGCCATAGCCGTGGAGGAAGACGACGAGCTGCTTCGCCTTGCCGGATTTGGGTTGAATTCGGGGGCCGTCGATCTGGGACGCCATGTCGTATCTCGCAATTCTAAGGATGCGGCCAGCGGGCCGCTATCCGCCGTTCAATACGGCCGCGACGCCGGCGATCAGCATCGCCACGCCGAGCCATTCCCGCGCTCCGGTCCTCTGCGCGAACATGCGGCGCGTGACCATTTGCGCGAACAAGACTTCGATCAACGCCAGCGTGCGCACGCGCGGCGCCGTCTCGAGGGCGAAGGCCAGGAACCAGAACAGCGTCGCGAAGGCGCCGAGCAAGCCCGCCGACAGCGATTCCCGCCAATGGATGAGGATGGCGGCGAGGCCCGCGCGGTCGAAGACGCTTAGATAGAGCAAGATCAGCGCCGTTTGCAAGACGAGGCCGAGAACCAGCTCGGTCGCGGCCGCGACGACGAAGGAGGGGCCCCCGAGCGCCAGCACTCCCTCGCGGTAGCAGACCGTGGAGACGCCGAATAATGTGGCCGAGACGAGGCCGTAGAGAATCGGCCGCCAGGGCGCTTCGCCGCGCAGCGCCGCGGCGGGATCTGGCAGCGACATGGCGAGCACGCCGAATGTCGCCGAGAGAACGCCGAGCGTGAGCGGCGGCGTCGCCGCCTCGCCCAGAAACAAAAGCCCGAAGACGACGATCTGCACCGCCTCCGTCTTGAGCAGCGCCGTCACGATGACGAAGGATCGCTCTCGCATCGATATGAGCATCAGCGCCGTGGCCGCGATCTGCAGCGCGGCCGCCGCCGCGATGACGAGCAGAGCGCGCGCGTCTGGAACCGGCGGCGGCGCGCCCATGAGCGCACAGGCGGCGGCGAGGAAGACGAAGGAGAAAGGGCAGCCGAAGAGAAAGCGCACGAAGGTCGCGCAGGCCGCGCCGAGCGAGTCGGTGAGGTCGCGCTGTAGAGCGTTGCGCAGCGTTTGTCCGCCGGCGGCGGTGAGCGTGAAGGCGGCCCAGGCCCAGGCGGGGGCGGATGTCATTTGCGGCGGAGCTCTGGTTGCGTCGCATTCTTCTAACGCGATCCGCACCGAAATATCCACGCCGAATTGGAGCGACAAATGCGAAGAGCCCGGCCATGGAGGCCGGGCTCTCACGATCTGCAAGCGTGATGATCGGATCAATATCTCGCGATGACCGGCACCGGCGGCGCCGACACGAAGTGATAGTTGATGCCGACGCGCGCGATATGTCCGTCGAATTTCACGCGCGTGATGCCCTGATTGAGCGACGCCAGGAGCGGCGACGTGACGCCGAGCACCGTGACCGACGGGCCGACCGCGGCCAGTGGGCTGTTCAGATAACGCGCCGTGCCGAGATCGTAGTAGAGATATTCGGCCTTGAAGCTCAGGTTCGGAGCGAACAGCCATTCGATGCCGCCGCCGACCGTCCAGCCGATGCGCGATTGATCGTAGCGCGAGAAGCCGCCGATCGACGCATAGGGGACGTTGACCGAAACGAGCGGAGGGAGCAGGGAAAGCGTGTTGTTCACAGCGAAGGACTGATGGGTCGTCGCCTGAGTGCCGCCGTAGGCGAGACCGCCGGTGGCGTAGATCAGGAACGACGGTCCCCAGATGTAGCCCAAACGGCCGCGCACCGTGCCGAGCCAGTCGGTGCGCGTCGTCACCGTGGTGGCGCCGGCCGCAGAGCGATCCAACCTGAGGAGGCCGGGACCGATGTCGAAAGCGTTCCACGAGGAGCCGCTGGTGAAGCTGTTGTCGCTGCGGATGCCGGCGCCTTGCAGATCGGCTTCGAGGCCGATCAGGAAGTTGTTGCCGAATTGAAAATTGTAGCCGACCTGGCCGCCGCCGATGAATCCGTTGCGCTGGCCATTGGCGGTCCCGCTCGCCCCGAGGGCGGCGGAGCTGGCGGACGGATCGATGACGATAGGAGCGAGGAAGCCGGCCGGGCCGAGCGAGTCGTAGACATTGGCCGTCGTGACGTCGACCTGGTTCGACGCGCCGAACGAATAGCCCGCGTTCAGACCGAGGTAGAATCCGGTCCACAGGGGCGGCGGCGGCAGCGGAGGCGGCAGCGGAGCCTTGAGAGCGGGGAGATCCGCGGCGAGCGCCGCTCCAGCGGAAAGAGCCAGTGCAATCGCTGTGGCTGAGAATAACTTCTTCATCGAGGAATCCTTTTCAACAAAGTTTTGTCACCGCATCGGGCCGCGCGCAGTCGCTGTCCGCTCGCCGTGGGTAATGCGGCTATTGAAATGCTAAGTCTCACTCCGAGATTCGGTCAACGACGGCGAGCCGCAATCGCGTGAAACGTCGTCGAATTTCTGTGACTGTGACGCGCATGCGACCTTAGCGGAAAAAGCTACGTATTCATTTGTGTGGACGAGCATGAAAGACGCGAGCGCGAGCGTGAAAACATATTGTGAATCTAAAGGAATTCATGCGCGCGCCGATGAGAGGAGAGTCGTCATGAGCAGCGAACGCTATCACAAGACCCGCATCGGCGAGCATCGTCTCCACGCAGAGACATTGATGCTCGGCTACGGCTACGATCCGGCTCTCTCCGAAGGCTCGGTGAAGCCTCCGGTGTTTCTCACTTCCACATTCGCGTTTCGTACGGCGGAGGATGGACGCGACTATTTCGATTATATGGCCGGCCGCAGCGCGCCCGAGCGCGGCGAGCAGCCGGGCCTCGTCTATTCGCGCTTCAATCATCCAAATCTCGAGATCCTCGAGGATCGTCTCGCCGTGCATGAGAACGCCGAAACGGGGCTCGTGTTTTCTTCCGGAATGTCGGCGATCGTGACGACGATCCTCGCTCATGCGAAGCCGGGCGATGTCATTTTGCACAGTCGCCCGCTCTATGGCGGAACGGAAATGCTGATCGGCCGCACGCTCTCGCCATTCGATGTGAGAAGCGTCGGCTTCGCCGACGGCCTCGACGAGCATGTCGTGCGCGGCGCGGCCGAGCGAGCGATGGCCGCCGGCAATGTCGCGATTATTTTCGTCGAGACGCCGTCCAATCCGATGAACAGTCTCGTCGATATCGCCATGGTGGCGCGCATCGCGCAGGAGATCGGCGAGCGTCAGGGACGCCGTCCGATCCTATGCTGCGACAACACATTGCTCGGCCCCGTGTTCCAATCGCCGCTCGAGCATGGCGCCGATCTGTCGCTCTATTCGCTCACCAAATATGTCGGCGGGCACAGCGATCTCATCGGCGGCGCGGTCATCGGCGCCCATGCGGCGCTCGCGCCGATCCGCACAATGCGCAACGCCATCGGCACGCAGCTCGATCCGCATTCCTGCTGGATGCTGGCGCGTTCGCTGGAGACATTGTCGCTGCGCATGCGCCGCGCGGCGAGCAATGCTGCGGTCGTCGCCGAATATCTCGCCGCGCATCCCAAGGTCGTGCGCGTGCATTATCCGCCGCTGCTGCCGCAAGATCATCCGACGCGCGTGTTGATGGAGCGCCAATCGAGCGCGGCCGGCTCCACCTTCTCCTTCGAAGTCGAAGGCGGACAGAGCGAGGCTTTCGCCTTTTTGAATCGCTTGCAGATATTCAAGCTCGCGGTGAGCCTC
This genomic window from Methylosinus sp. H3A contains:
- a CDS encoding class I SAM-dependent methyltransferase yields the protein MSLDVVDLRNFYGSPLGQVARRLVGRMARTRWEDHSGLRVLGIGYATPYLVDFQERAQRVLAFMPAAQGVVHWPNGGRSASALVETTMMPLPDASVDRILVVHALEVGESPRDILEEIWRVLAPGGRVIVVVPSRSGLWARVDTTPFGHGHPYSRGQLQSLLQETLLLPVFWGEALYVPPFARASLLRSAPAFERIAGRFSLPGGGVHIVEATKQLYRPAGLRRAVRRALPPLDEVLAPVGAGAGRDAAPAL
- a CDS encoding cupin domain-containing protein; its protein translation is MTMESNAPLSAADVARLLELAPHPEGGFYRETFRDPRAVENGRAASTAIYYLLGAGEVSAWHRVDAAEIWHFYAGAPLAVDISAIGDAAERRILGPGLTRGERPQIVVPAGHWQSARSLGAWTLVGCTVAPGFEFSRFELAPAHFRPPRPDGGE
- a CDS encoding alpha/beta hydrolase; the encoded protein is MASQIDGPRIQPKSGKAKQLVVFLHGYGADGADLIEIGRQWRAFLPDAAFVSPHAPERCAVSPAGRQWFPLTMRDPEERWRGVVATRPLLDSFLAEELAKNELDESKLALVGFSQGTMLALHVGLRLRRPPAAILGYSGILVAGSDPAEIPPQFGTEPPAVLLVHGEEDSMIPAEALLLSANALAKADVPTQWHLSAGLDHGIDNAGLLHGGLFLARSFGLPVEFARRGGR
- the gloB gene encoding hydroxyacylglutathione hydrolase, with translation MSVEVVQFNCLADNFGLLLRDEATGAVASIDAPDARAIAAELSRRGWRLTDILVTHHHADHIQGVAGLKDLYPQARVVGPRKDRGRIPGLDLEVGEGDLVTVGSAAARVIEAPGHTIGHILYHFEEDAILFVGDVLFSLGCGRVFETPMDVMYASLEKIAELPPETRVYCGHEYTQANARFAHTVDPRNRLLADRAREVDALRAEGKPTLPTTIALELATNPFLRAENPQLQEALGMENADPVRVFAEMRERKNAFR
- a CDS encoding cystathionine gamma-synthase family protein, giving the protein MSSERYHKTRIGEHRLHAETLMLGYGYDPALSEGSVKPPVFLTSTFAFRTAEDGRDYFDYMAGRSAPERGEQPGLVYSRFNHPNLEILEDRLAVHENAETGLVFSSGMSAIVTTILAHAKPGDVILHSRPLYGGTEMLIGRTLSPFDVRSVGFADGLDEHVVRGAAERAMAAGNVAIIFVETPSNPMNSLVDIAMVARIAQEIGERQGRRPILCCDNTLLGPVFQSPLEHGADLSLYSLTKYVGGHSDLIGGAVIGAHAALAPIRTMRNAIGTQLDPHSCWMLARSLETLSLRMRRAASNAAVVAEYLAAHPKVVRVHYPPLLPQDHPTRVLMERQSSAAGSTFSFEVEGGQSEAFAFLNRLQIFKLAVSLGGTESLVCHPATTVHSGLAEAARREIGITPALVRMSIGIEHPDDLVADIAQAFS
- a CDS encoding bifunctional diguanylate cyclase/phosphodiesterase, which codes for MQLRHLADKAVPAGLQEPASSPTAAAAPTAQQQPAGPNSLSILASIGMLSYEWDIATDRLDWGETLAEVLAPFAHVDLSTGRAYGERLGAQSATSRFDAIVMSTGSDDGRGVFFNAIYALVPPRETGGGPLVWVEDSGKWFAGHDGRPSRAHGVVRVITERHEMERRMTRSAQFDALTGAMSRALLAEHSLRLLGQPEKSRKPFAILLVALENLFALNRTYGYDAGDEMIVGLASRLRTNVRVNDLVARYAGNKFAVLLENCDVEQAKASGQRLIEVIAHSPFATEVGSISVSARIGAVVAPRDGRSPAVLFQHAEEALDAARQRNAQRLVCYATSLARDNGRLHALQISDSVVSALNERRVELAFQPIVLAQSGETAFYEALLRVRLADGSIVVPGDILPIAEKSGLVRLLDQRVLELALTRLRADPTLQISVNASVATLHDPEWPEWLANATRVYAGVADRLTIEITETTLIDDFDKTRQLICDCKQMGIKFAMDDFGAGHTSFRNLRLLDFDFVKIDGVFIQNIIKSEDDRFFVRTLTDLAKHLGLKIVAEWVEDEATAQLLRGWGVDFFQGSLFGSAIVASSPTEAHDLARRA
- a CDS encoding outer membrane protein, whose product is MKKLFSATAIALALSAGAALAADLPALKAPLPPPLPPPPLWTGFYLGLNAGYSFGASNQVDVTTANVYDSLGPAGFLAPIVIDPSASSAALGASGTANGQRNGFIGGGQVGYNFQFGNNFLIGLEADLQGAGIRSDNSFTSGSSWNAFDIGPGLLRLDRSAAGATTVTTRTDWLGTVRGRLGYIWGPSFLIYATGGLAYGGTQATTHQSFAVNNTLSLLPPLVSVNVPYASIGGFSRYDQSRIGWTVGGGIEWLFAPNLSFKAEYLYYDLGTARYLNSPLAAVGPSVTVLGVTSPLLASLNQGITRVKFDGHIARVGINYHFVSAPPVPVIARY
- the phaR gene encoding polyhydroxyalkanoate synthesis repressor PhaR is translated as MATEKKPTTIKKYANRRLYDTGTSTYVTLEDLAGMVKRGEDFVVCDAKTGEDITRPVLTQIIFEQESKDGQSLLPIAFLRQLIRFYGDSMQMLVPSYLEFSIDRLTRDQQKFRDQVSQALEGAPFGAPTRQAFQSLEEQARKNMAVFRHALTMFNPFGLPAEPPAASTETAAATEPPPRSDLDEMKRQLDELNKRIDQLSNKNG